A stretch of Hemicordylus capensis ecotype Gifberg chromosome 9, rHemCap1.1.pri, whole genome shotgun sequence DNA encodes these proteins:
- the GINS3 gene encoding DNA replication complex GINS protein PSF3: MFEAYSPVEAGLGPEENFLSLADILMSQERLPCRAETSLPRLAAVLGKAAPEPGAAVPEGSRLEIPLWLAKGLYENKRRIISVELPKIYKESWRTVFNADANVVDLHKLGPYYYGLGSQLLNFDSPQNTELAQTVLQTFIGRFRRIMDSSQNTYNEDTSALVARMDELERGLFQAGQKGLNDFQSWEMGQASQITISSLVQNYKKRKFTDVDS, encoded by the exons ATGTTCGAGGCCTATTCGCCGGTGGAGGCCGGGCTGGGGCCCGAAGAGAACTTTCTCTCGTTGGCAGACATTCTCATGTCCCAGGAAAGGCTGCCTTGTCGAGCCGAGACCTCCTTGCCTCGCCTGGCCGCTGTGCTAGGCAAGGCCGCCCCTGAGCCCGGCGCTGCCGTCCCTGAG GGTTCCAGGCTGGAAATTCCCCTCTGGCTGGCCAAAGGACTGTATGAGAACAAGCGGAGGATCATTTCTGTTGAGCTGCCGAAAATCTACAAGGAGAGCTGGCGGACAGTGTTCAATGCCGATGCTAACGTGGTTGATCTGCATAAACTGGGGCCCTACTACTATGGACTTGGCTCCCAGCTCCTGAATTTTGACAGTCCTCAAAATACTGAACTAGCTCAGACCGTACTGCAG ACATTCATTGGTCGATTCCGTCGCATCATGGACTCCTCCCAGAACACGTACAACGAGGATACCTCTGCGCTGGTGGCCCGGATGGACGAACTGGAGCGGGGCTTGTTTCAGGCTGGTCAGAAGGGACTGAATGACTTCCAGAGCTGGGAGATGGGCCAGGCCTCTCAGATCACCATCTCCAGCCTGGTCCAGAATTACAAGAAGAGAAAATTTACGGATGTAGACAGTTGA